In one window of Pseudomonas benzenivorans DNA:
- a CDS encoding DUF1329 domain-containing protein, whose protein sequence is MKNTFLPSLLLLGCLSAQAQELTAVGAEVAANADGSIPAWTGDFKAAGPGLSDPFAGESAILRIAADNVHAHKAHLTDGQVAMLQRYPDSYFLDVYPSHRTAVLPASVQEAAKYNALNAKLSSDANGVEGYKGYYPFPSPKNGLEAVWNHFMRYRGGSLLRDQVQVVTQANGSYSEVRINEQVVWPEKLDGYDEVADKNVMLYARQAVVAPSRLAGNILLVHETVNQVEQPRLAWMYNAGQRRVRRAPQVAYDGPGTAADGLRTSDNADMYSGSPDRYDWKLEGKQEIYIPYNNYRLTDPSLSVADVAGKGHINQNLTRYEKHRVWKVVGTLKAGMRHIYSKRVLYLDEDTWQIALAEQYDNRGELWRFSEGFHVQFHYADTPWYAAEAIYDLTSSRYLIYGLLVDAQHPIEFGFRASKSDYQPAALRHLGIK, encoded by the coding sequence ATGAAGAATACTTTTCTGCCTTCTTTGCTGCTGCTCGGTTGTCTCTCTGCCCAGGCCCAGGAACTTACCGCCGTGGGTGCCGAAGTCGCGGCCAACGCAGACGGATCGATTCCGGCCTGGACCGGCGACTTCAAGGCTGCCGGCCCGGGCCTGTCCGATCCGTTTGCGGGCGAGTCGGCGATCCTGCGCATTGCGGCCGACAACGTCCACGCGCACAAGGCCCATCTAACCGATGGCCAGGTTGCCATGCTGCAGCGCTACCCGGACAGCTACTTTCTCGACGTCTACCCATCGCATCGAACCGCCGTGTTGCCGGCGTCCGTGCAGGAGGCGGCGAAGTACAACGCGCTCAACGCAAAGTTGAGCAGCGATGCCAATGGCGTGGAGGGATACAAGGGCTACTACCCCTTCCCCTCGCCCAAGAATGGCCTCGAAGCCGTCTGGAATCATTTCATGCGCTACCGCGGCGGAAGTCTGCTGCGTGATCAGGTGCAGGTCGTCACCCAGGCCAATGGCAGCTACAGCGAAGTCAGAATCAACGAACAGGTCGTCTGGCCGGAAAAGCTCGATGGCTACGACGAGGTCGCCGACAAGAACGTGATGCTTTACGCCAGACAGGCCGTCGTAGCGCCGTCCCGGCTCGCCGGAAACATCTTGTTGGTTCATGAAACCGTCAACCAGGTCGAGCAGCCGCGTCTCGCCTGGATGTACAACGCCGGCCAGCGCCGGGTGAGGCGCGCGCCCCAGGTGGCCTACGATGGTCCCGGCACGGCCGCCGACGGGCTGCGCACCTCCGATAACGCGGACATGTATTCCGGATCACCGGATCGCTACGACTGGAAACTCGAGGGGAAACAGGAGATTTACATTCCCTACAACAACTACCGACTGACCGACCCGTCACTCTCGGTCGCCGATGTTGCCGGCAAGGGCCATATCAACCAGAACCTGACCCGCTATGAGAAGCATCGGGTATGGAAAGTGGTTGGCACGCTGAAGGCCGGGATGCGCCATATCTACAGCAAGCGCGTGCTCTACTTGGATGAGGATACCTGGCAGATCGCCTTGGCCGAGCAATACGACAATCGCGGCGAGTTGTGGCGCTTTTCCGAAGGCTTCCACGTGCAGTTCCATTATGCCGATACCCCCTGGTATGCGGCGGAAGCCATTTATGACCTGACCAGCTCCAGATACCTGATCTATGGCCTGCTGGTCGATGCCCAGCATCCCATCGAGTTCGGCTTCCGCGCGTCCAAGAGCGACTACCAACCCGCTGCGCTGCGCCACCTGGGGATCAAGTAA
- a CDS encoding winged helix-turn-helix transcriptional regulator, producing the protein MERVSFEGRNCSLARSLDILGDWWNVLIVREALWGTTKFDEFQRNLGMSKSILSKRLKLLLEHEVLRKQNQGGSVDYYLTEKGQEVNTIIMSMLQWGDRWYPHEEGPPVLLVNKKTGLPLTRARFYDQEGNEVSPNDVGICDGPGANAQTRERIRQIHQKKSRA; encoded by the coding sequence ATGGAGAGAGTGAGCTTCGAAGGGCGAAACTGCTCGTTGGCGCGGTCGTTGGACATCCTCGGCGACTGGTGGAACGTGCTGATCGTCAGGGAGGCGCTATGGGGAACCACCAAGTTCGATGAGTTTCAACGCAACCTGGGCATGTCCAAGAGCATCCTGTCCAAGCGCCTGAAACTGCTGCTCGAACATGAGGTTCTGCGGAAGCAGAACCAGGGCGGCAGCGTCGACTACTACCTCACGGAAAAGGGGCAGGAGGTCAACACCATCATCATGAGCATGTTGCAATGGGGGGACCGCTGGTACCCGCATGAAGAAGGGCCGCCCGTGTTGTTGGTCAACAAGAAAACCGGCTTGCCGCTGACGCGCGCAAGGTTCTATGACCAGGAGGGCAATGAAGTGAGCCCGAACGACGTCGGCATCTGTGACGGGCCGGGCGCCAATGCGCAAACCCGCGAAAGGATTCGCCAGATCCACCAGAAGAAGAGCCGCGCCTGA